In one window of Hyla sarda isolate aHylSar1 chromosome 1, aHylSar1.hap1, whole genome shotgun sequence DNA:
- the UNC119B gene encoding protein unc-119 homolog B, translating to MSGSNREAAKEERKKAGGGVINRLKARKVQGREGGDADHRAVIPVTEHELPGLKELRPEHVLGLSRVTENYLCKPEENVYGIDFTRFKIRDLETGTVLFEISKPCSEQEDEDEEAGQVDSSAGRFVRYQFTPAFLRLRKVGATVEFTVGDKPVKNFRMIERHYFRDHVLKSFDFDFGFCIPNSSNTCEHMYEFPQLSEELIRLMIDHPYETRSDSFYFVDNKLIMHNKADYAYNGGQ from the exons ATGAGCGGGTCGAACCGTGAAGCGGCTAAAGAAGAACGCAAGAAAGCGGGGGGCGGGGTAATCAACCGTCTGAAGGCGCGGAAGGTGCAGGGCCGGGAAGGAGGCGACGCCGACCACAGAGCCGTGATCCCGGTCACCGAGCACGAGTTGCCGGGCCTGAAGGAGCTGAGACCGGAGCACGTCCTGGGCCTGAGCAGAGTCACTGAGA ATTATCTATGTAAACCTGAGGAGAACGTCTACGGCATTGACTTCACCCGCTTCAAGATCCGGGATCTAGAGACTGGCACTGTTCTCTTCGAGATCTCCAAGCCGTGCTCTG AGCAAGAAGATGAGGATGAAGAAGCTGGACAGGTGGATAGTAGTGCTGGGCGCTTTGTGCGATACCAATTCACACCAGCATTTCTCAGACTTCGAAAAGTTGGAGCTAC TGTGGAGTTCACTGTAGGTGACAAACCGGTGAAGAATTTTCGGATGATTGAGCGGCATTATTTCCGTGATCACGTACTTAAAAGCTTTGATTTTGACTTTGGCTTTTGCATTCCAAACAGTAGCAATACATGCGAACACATGTACGAATTTCCACAGCTTTCAGAAGAACTTA TTCGTTTGATGATTGATCACCCATATGAGACAAGATCCGATAGTTTCTATTTTGTGGATAACAAACTTATCATGCACAATAAAGCAGATTATGCCTACAATGGTGGCCAGTAA